A region from the Peromyscus leucopus breed LL Stock chromosome 9, UCI_PerLeu_2.1, whole genome shotgun sequence genome encodes:
- the Psmb5 gene encoding proteasome subunit beta type-5, whose translation MALASVLQRPLPVNQHGFFGLGGRTDLLDLGPGSPGDGLSLAAPSWGVPEEPKIEMLHGTTTLAFKFRHGVIVAADSRATAGAYIASQTVKKVIEINPYLLGTMAGGAADCSFWERLLARQCRIYELRNKERISVAAASKLLANMVYQYKGMGLSMGTMICGWDKRGPGLYYVDSEGNRISGTAFSVGSGSVYAYGVMDRGYSYDLEVEDAYDLARRAIYQATYRDAYSGGAVNLYHVRENGWIRVSSDNVADLHDKYTAPVS comes from the exons ATGGCGCTGGCTAGCGTGTTGCAGCGGCCTTTGCCCGTGAACCAGCATGGGTTTTTTGGTCTCGGAGGTCGTACGGATCTGCTGGACCTGGGTCCGGGGAGTCCTGGTGATGGGCTGAGCCTGGCCGCGCCCAGCTGGGGCGTCCCAGAGGAGCCGAAAATCGAAATGCTTCATGGAACCACCACCCTGGCCTTCAAG TTTCGCCATGGAGTCATTGTTGCAGCCGATTCCCGGGCCACAGCCGGTGCCTATATTGCCTCTCAGACAGTGAAGAAAGTGATAGAGATCAACCCTTACCTCCTGGGTACCATGGCCGGGGGTGCAGCCGATTGCAGCTTCTGGGAGCGGTTGTTGGCTCGGCAGTGTCGAATCTACGAGCTTCGAAATAAGGAACGCATCTCTGTCGCAGCGGCCTCCAAACTTCTTGCTAACATGGTGTATCAGTACAAAGGCATGGGGCTGTCCATGGGCACCATGATCTGTGGCTGGGATAAGAGAGGCCCTG GCCTCTACTATGTAGACAGTGAGGGGAACCGGATCTCTGGAACTGCCTTCTCTGTGGGTTCTGGCTCCGTGTATGCTTATGGAGTCATGGATCGAGGCTACTCCTATGACCTGGAAGTGGAGGATGCCTATGACCTGGCTCGCCGAGCCATCTACCAAGCCACCTACAGAGACGCCTACTCTGGAGGTGCCGTCAACCTCTACCACGTGCGGGAGAATGGCTGGATCCGTGTCTCCAGTGACAATGTAGCCGACTTACATGACAAGTATACGGCACCTGTCTCCTGA